In Selenomonadales bacterium, a single window of DNA contains:
- a CDS encoding transporter substrate-binding domain-containing protein encodes MSRLVKSYLAFYLVMLAVVLIWGAPILFPTLAYTFTEEEVRYLAALGELRVLADRDFPPFTYVREGKAVGYELDLMRELERVLLIPVKVEQDMWLNVRERLMLGEAHLVSGMRITPERRRLYQFTDPYLYTLHAVITRREARADDLEALRGLPVAAQAGSATAERLVGEGHTIIPKATPAEAFAALARGEVAGWVEQLWVARYIIGAKDLPFYTLTPLPDTQGEYAMALWGQADPRLRRILNKALYRLHRHGVMAEINARWFGPAVTRVAHDEDRLRQALFLFLGVGTLGVGLVFSNAYLQRRVETQTRALRLSNAALARQHERVQDMLINTARAFGVAIEVKDIYTGGHSHRVAGVAYFIAKQLGLTERQMFELCLGSLMHDIGKVGVPEAILTKNGNLTPAEYEYVKQHPRIGHEILRAVDGYEAVRDIVLYHHERWDGQTTGQYPGYPGLRRGTAIPLGARIVAVADAFDAMTSERPYRTARSVSEAVAVIQREAGGQFDPDIAVTLIGAEAELAATEPHSLPMILKELAMRLRV; translated from the coding sequence ATGTCAAGGTTAGTCAAGAGCTATCTTGCCTTCTACTTAGTCATGCTGGCGGTCGTGCTCATTTGGGGCGCACCCATTTTGTTTCCTACCCTTGCTTACACATTTACCGAAGAAGAAGTGCGCTATCTTGCGGCACTAGGTGAACTGCGTGTCCTGGCTGACCGCGACTTTCCTCCCTTTACCTATGTGCGCGAGGGCAAAGCCGTAGGCTACGAACTTGACTTGATGCGCGAACTAGAGCGTGTACTGCTCATCCCGGTAAAAGTGGAGCAAGACATGTGGTTAAATGTGCGCGAACGCCTGATGCTTGGGGAAGCTCACCTTGTCTCCGGTATGCGCATTACGCCAGAGCGGCGCAGGCTCTATCAGTTTACAGATCCTTATCTCTACACCCTGCATGCGGTTATTACTAGGCGCGAGGCACGAGCCGACGACTTAGAGGCGCTGCGCGGGCTTCCCGTGGCGGCGCAGGCAGGCTCGGCGACGGCCGAACGCTTAGTCGGTGAAGGCCACACAATTATACCTAAGGCCACCCCGGCCGAAGCTTTTGCTGCTTTGGCGCGGGGCGAGGTCGCGGGGTGGGTGGAGCAGCTCTGGGTAGCTAGGTACATAATAGGTGCCAAAGATTTGCCGTTTTACACCCTAACGCCGCTGCCGGACACACAGGGCGAGTACGCCATGGCGCTGTGGGGGCAAGCCGACCCGCGGTTACGCCGCATACTTAACAAAGCGCTGTATCGTTTGCATCGGCACGGTGTGATGGCGGAGATTAACGCGCGTTGGTTTGGCCCTGCCGTTACGCGCGTGGCGCATGACGAGGACAGGCTGCGCCAAGCCTTGTTTCTTTTTCTGGGTGTAGGCACGCTAGGCGTAGGGTTAGTCTTTAGTAACGCTTACCTGCAGCGCCGTGTGGAAACGCAAACGCGGGCCTTGCGCCTTTCCAACGCGGCGTTAGCGCGGCAACATGAGCGCGTGCAAGACATGCTTATCAACACGGCACGTGCCTTTGGGGTGGCTATCGAAGTAAAGGACATTTACACGGGCGGACACAGCCACCGTGTGGCGGGCGTGGCTTACTTTATTGCCAAGCAACTTGGGCTGACGGAGAGGCAGATGTTTGAGCTGTGCCTCGGTTCCTTGATGCATGATATCGGCAAAGTAGGGGTGCCTGAGGCTATCCTTACCAAGAACGGAAACCTCACTCCTGCCGAATACGAGTATGTCAAACAGCACCCGCGCATTGGGCACGAGATTTTGCGCGCTGTAGACGGGTATGAGGCCGTGCGGGACATTGTTCTCTACCACCATGAACGGTGGGACGGACAAACCACAGGGCAATATCCGGGCTATCCCGGGCTGCGCAGGGGCACAGCTATCCCATTGGGGGCGCGCATTGTGGCCGTTGCCGACGCTTTTGACGCCATGACGTCCGAACGCCCCTACCGCACGGCCCGTTCCGTCAGCGAAGCGGTGGCAGTAATCCAAAGAGAAGCTGGCGGGCAGTTTGACCCAGACATTGCGGTTACCCTAATCGGTGCGGAGGCAGAGTTAGCGGCGACAGAGCCGCACAGCTTGCCTATGATACTTAAGGAGTTAGCCATGCGGTTGCGCGTATAA
- a CDS encoding C40 family peptidase codes for MNLMKKIIATLVLVASVAVIPLPAMAATSNGTRGVRVVRMALSYLGRPYVFGANGPRAFDCSSFTRHVMARAVGIRLPRTSLSQSRVGRRIARTALQPGDLVFFENTWRRGVSHVGIAMGDGRMVHAFPRRGVTIDRLSQRYLASRYHSSRTVLR; via the coding sequence ATGAATCTCATGAAAAAAATCATTGCCACACTCGTGCTAGTAGCATCTGTCGCTGTTATTCCCCTGCCAGCCATGGCTGCCACCAGCAACGGAACCAGAGGAGTGCGCGTTGTGCGCATGGCTCTAAGCTACCTAGGCCGCCCCTACGTCTTTGGCGCTAATGGGCCGCGCGCTTTTGACTGCAGTAGCTTTACACGCCACGTGATGGCTCGCGCCGTCGGCATTCGTTTGCCGCGCACCTCGCTGTCGCAGTCTAGAGTAGGACGTCGCATCGCACGTACAGCGCTACAACCCGGGGATCTCGTGTTTTTCGAGAACACCTGGAGGCGGGGCGTTTCACACGTCGGCATCGCCATGGGTGATGGTCGCATGGTGCACGCTTTCCCAAGGCGAGGCGTAACAATAGATCGCCTCAGCCAGCGTTACCTAGCATCTAGGTACCACAGCAGCCGCACCGTGCTGCGATAG
- a CDS encoding GAF domain-containing protein gives MYRREKLDDTHPDFYPVLAKELHHLVEFEAEWLASLSNAAALLGHQLGRINWAGFYLVKEGLLVLGPFWGKPACSAIVLGEGVCGAAALRRETIVVPDVHAFPGHIACDEASQSEIVVPIIYRGELKGVLDIDSPEKNRFLPRDQAGLEAFVAVLASVLPWDRVVF, from the coding sequence ATGTACCGCAGAGAAAAACTTGACGACACACACCCCGATTTTTATCCCGTTTTGGCCAAAGAGCTTCACCATTTAGTAGAGTTCGAAGCAGAGTGGTTAGCGTCGCTCAGTAACGCGGCTGCGCTACTTGGGCATCAGCTAGGGCGCATTAACTGGGCGGGGTTCTATCTGGTTAAAGAAGGCCTATTGGTGCTTGGCCCTTTTTGGGGCAAGCCGGCCTGTTCTGCGATTGTCTTGGGAGAGGGTGTCTGTGGCGCTGCTGCTCTAAGGCGCGAGACAATAGTCGTGCCCGATGTGCACGCCTTCCCCGGACACATTGCCTGCGACGAAGCCTCGCAGTCTGAAATCGTAGTGCCGATAATCTACCGCGGCGAACTTAAAGGCGTGCTCGATATCGACAGCCCAGAAAAAAACCGCTTCCTCCCCCGCGACCAAGCAGGGTTAGAAGCGTTTGTGGCTGTACTGGCGAGTGTGCTG